GGattagaaagaaaatgataaatcCACCTCTTATCACCACATACCTAGTTAACATGTTAATCTTCAAAGTTGGCAGCAAAAgttaaaatgaaacatttcagATAGATTTTTACTCTCTGTTAAGCTGTGGGGACTGATTTGCAAAAAAAGCTTAGTGGGGTTTTCATCAACTGGATGGAGGCCTAAGGCAGATGAAGAACCTCCATGTGAGCTGACCCTGGCAAGGATGTCTGGAAGCAGCAAGCCACCAGCTCTCTGGAATACTTTCTTATTGGAGTGCCAGATAAAATGTAGGATACCCCAGTAATGGGAACTGCAGCCAAATCATAATGATTTGGTATAAGTACGCCTCAAACTGTGTGGAacatgcttaaaataaaaaattattgtagggtccagcattgtggcgtagtgggtaacgGTGCTGCCTAAGaactggaatctcatatgggccctggtgtgtgtcctcgctgctccacttctgatacagctcactgctaacagccttggaaggcaacagaagatggcctaagtacctgggcacctgcaccagtataggagacctggattaagctcttggcttccgattTCAGCCTAgtccaccctggccattgcagcaatctgggaaatgaaccaatagatggaaactcattctctctctctctctaactcaataactctgcctttcaaataaataaataaatctttaaaataagcaaataaattagtttaaaatttttaaatagaaaactacCATAAATACAAAAGCAGAGTAAATAGTACAGCAAACCCCAAAGCATCCGTGACTGTGACTCAGCaattgctgaattttttttttatctatgttATGGTGAAGCATTAGTTTTGATGGCCCACTAAGACATAATCCCACGTCCATACCCCTGGATCCTAAGAATGTGACATTGTAGGTTTAACTACCTTAAGGAAATTCAAGTGAGATCATCCTGGATTATATAGAAGGTTTCCTCGGCAATGATGAGTCTCTCcataacagagagaagagaaaacacAGATGAGGAGGGGATCGGAGGGTAGAAGATAGACATTAGCGTGATGTGGCCACAGCCTCAGAACCCATGGAATGTGGAGGCCACCAGAAGCTGGGAGATTCAGGGAAGGATCCTGCCCCAGAACATCCAGAGGAGCAAAGCTCTACTTACTCCTTCCCCTCAGTCATCTGGCCTTCACAGGTCACAGTTCTGTTGTTTCAGCCCCATCTGTAGCGATCAGTGACAGTAGCCACAGGGAacttgcacacatgcacacctatACTCCCTCTACCATGGGATTATATTAGAGCAAATGAGAGACATGATAGCACTTTGTCTATCAATAATATCTGTTCTAAAGAACAAGAACTCTGTAGACATAATCACACAATTCTCCAAACACACCAACATTTTTAACTCCTTAATATCATGTACTATTCGGCCATGTCATTTCCTCAATGGTCTTGTATTTCTTGGCAATCAGGTTATTTGCATATGCATCTAGGCAAGATCCACACAAGCATTCAGGCACATGAGTCAATGCTCTTTGTAGGAATGGGTGAGTGACTACCAAGTCAGGCAGGGGTGTGGGTTGTGTGAGTTCTCAAAGCCCAGACCTGCACCCCTAGGTCCTCCAGGAGGGTGTGGACTTGTGCACAGTGTCATTACCCTTTGTGATGAAGCTGGGACACAGCTGCTGTGACCCACGCCAAGGGCTCACAGGACAGTGGACATCAGATCCTAGTGATAAGTCTACTCAGAGgagtttttttaaatgtcattaacataaataatttgaaagtgtttattaatttcaaaatggCAGATCAACATTTAGACAGATTACTCCATATTGAAAAACTTCAGAAGATTGGATTACATATGTTTGATGTTCCCGTTTCAATGGAAAATCTTGAATACTTTTTCTACACATTTGTCATCCACAGGAGGCTTCCTCtggctgccaggctgcagaaatTTCTTCACGGTGGGGAGGCTGCTGATTCTGGTTTTCAGGGCCTGCAGTGCACAAGTCACAGCCTCAGACAGGAGCCAAAGGCCACCCCATCATTAGCACAGCCCAGGAAGTCTGACCTCTCCCAGACAAAGACCAGCTGACTCTCTCTATTAGCACCAGTGTGAAGGCTTGGAAATGGACTCCAGTGAGAATGTAGATGACGGGAGGAATGTACAGCTCAGGAGCATCTCCTGAAACAGAGAAATGTCCAAAAAGGAGAAACGAAGGCATGGGAAAACTGAGTTGGGATGGAAGACAGGAAATATTAAAGGCTAACCAGAGGCCAGTCTCTCAGTTTCTACGCTGAGAGAGGAAGACCGGGTTGTTGGGGGAGATGGTAGAGGAGAGCTATGCAGACAGGAACACAAGATCTGACAGttggagccagagctgaggaAAGGAAATCCCAGGAGAAGAACCTGCTCAAATGGGCTGTGCAGAGAGACAAGAATACACCTGGGATGAAAGGAATCCTAAAGAAATCAGGAAGAGAGAGCACCATGGAAAGGGGACTGGAGAAAGATGTTCTGGGCCATGGGTCCCTTTCTTAAAGACAAAACATTAAATATGTATCTTGGGACGGTATCCATCTACATTTACTTGCATAGCAAGATTCTTTTCATGCctcagagccaggacccaaaagcttattttggagtgtgtatgtgtgcacgtttgtgtatgtgtgaatcTGCAGAATAGGGTTCAAAATGCCATCATTACAGAGTCTAAATGTTATATGGAAAATAATGTGAGTCCTGCTCTCTGTGGGCTGGGAGGTAGATCACCTGCAGCAGAGGGAAGCTGGTGATTATGCTGGGGTCAAGCTCCTCCATGTTGTAGAGAAGTTCAGCCAGGTGAATGTCAACTTTGCTCAGCTTGTTGCCAACAAGGTAGTCTTGTCCATGGCTCTTTAACACCTAGTGAAGTTGAGGAATCAGATCACGGTCACAGGCACAGTCAGGCTGGAGCCCTGCTCAACCCTGAGCCTCTCCAGTCCAAttatcccagctctgctgcctccctaggagATGTGGAGATGCAGACCTTTCTCCAAGGCCCTGTCTCATGAGGGAAAGTGAGAAGTGGGCTCTGCTCACTCCTCAGTGGAAGCCCagttcccctttctctcttctctctctctctctctctctctctctctctctctctctctctcccacatccTTGTGGCATCTACACCTCTCACCCTCACTTGCATCTTCTCCATGTGCCTAGGGCTTAGCTCCTGCTGCCCCCTGTTCCCATCTGCCCCTTGCCCTGAAGGGTGCAGCCCTGACATCTCAGGACCTGCCTCTCCACTCTGCTCCCTCTCCAGTccccctggggctgcagctcccCCTTCACCACAGCTTTCTTCCCCATGAGGAGACTATTTCAAACTCTAAAAGTCTCCTCTTGCATGCACCCTTCATTCCAAGTCTCTGTTTCAGGGATTTGAAGTGCACATGAGTAAACTTGAATTCATCATCTTTGCACAACTCGCTCTGTCTCCTAACCTACACTATGGGAATTGCCCTGATGTCTACGACATACtttgaaatgcataaaaataacacattttttgatggagagagaggtgaaaagataaacacatacaatgaagtaaataaaatgcTGGCTTTCCTATCTAGGTAGTGGGCATCTAtgtgttctttaaatttttttccaattttttgtagTGTATGAAATTTTTCATGGGCTTTTGGGGTAATATGagatacatattaaaatatttcaacaatgtGGAAATCATTAGGAATAGAGAGGAAGCACAGATGGTACTGTCTCCTAAGGACAAAGCCCTGTTTCACATTTTTGCAAATGCCTTTTCAGACTATATAACACATAGAATCAGGGATAAGTACAAGTTCAACATCAAACTCAATAACATACTTTGTTCATTGATGTTCAGGGGCTCTTTGGTTTCACAGTGTTGATGTGCTTGAACAAATGGCTGGAGAACTTGTCATCAGCAATGTTCCCTAAACTGTCAGCACCACAGGGGCAGGACAGTGCATTTGAGGATCTCATTGTCCTTAATTAATTCCTCACTGCTCACATAGTAGAGTCAGCAATGAGTTAGCTCTTATTTGACAAATGAAAGAATAGTGCAATgatatatataaatgtacatataatactgcaaatatatataaaatatgttgcCTTTTAGTCCTTGATTTATTTGTAAGCTTCCTATATTTTTAATAACAGTTTTTTGGCTCATgcgtttcacttagcataatttcAAGCCTTTTGGATCTTGAATTTTCCCCTTTTACCTTCAAGGAGAAATATAACTGAATAGTTACCACATATAGTCGTAAAagtttatttctgtagtatct
The sequence above is drawn from the Lepus europaeus isolate LE1 chromosome 3, mLepTim1.pri, whole genome shotgun sequence genome and encodes:
- the LOC133755975 gene encoding glutathione S-transferase alpha-3-like isoform X2 encodes the protein MVEIDGMKLVQTRAILNYIASKYNLYGKDIKERALIDMYAEGIADLNELIILYPFRAPGEKDANFTQIRDKARNRYFPAFEKVLKSHGQDYLVGNKLSKVDIHLAELLYNMEELDPSIITSFPLLQALKTRISSLPTVKKFLQPGSQRKPPVDDKCVEKVFKIFH